The Fuscovulum sp. sequence CCGCCGCATCGTGGCGCTGCATCACCCGCCCGAACCGCCCAACAGCGAGGCTCCCTCGCTGGCGGGCGCGGCCGTGGCTGTGGCGGCCTTCGCCCGGATGGGTGTGGATATGCTGTTGTCAGGCCATTTGCATTTCACCCATATCGCGCCGCTGACCGCCGCCCCGACCATCCTGTCGGTGCAGGCAGGCACCTGCCTGTCTTCACGTACCCGCAACGATGGCAACGCCTTCTCGATGATCGACCTGACGGATGAAGGCGGGACCATCACCCATTTCCGCGCCGCAAGCGACGGCAGCTTCAAACCCGATGCCGCCACCGCATGGGCGCGCACAGCCGAAGGCTGGCGCTAAAGCGAAACCGTCTCGCCCATATCGGCAGCCCGGATTGCCGCCAACACCATCGCCAGCGTCCCGATGTTATGCGCCCCACTGGGCTCCATCGCCGCCCCACCCGACAGGGCGACAGGCAACTGCCCCTGAAACGCCGCCACCGAATCCTGTATCAGATGCCATGGCTTTGCGCCCCAGACGGGGCAGGGCGGTTCCACCACCCGCTCTTCCACGCCATCCGCGCGGTGCAGGCGCAGGCGAAACCCGTCCTCCAAGGTGATCGACCCGTCATCCCCTTCGATCTGCAACAGGCTTTGCGGAAACGGATCGGGCGACAGCACCGAATGAAAGCTGCATTCCACCGTGCTCACCGCGCCCGACCCGTGCCGGACCAGCGCCTGAAACGCATCAAACCCGGTCACGCGGGGATTGCGCCGCTGCACTTCGCAGGACAGGCGCGTGGCATCGCCCATCAGGTGCCGCACCATATCAAACAGATGGAGCCCAATATCCGTCAGCGCCAGATCGCGCACCTCCGCCAGATAGGGTTGATTGGCATAGATGTCATAGCCATGCCGGAACGACAGGCGCAGCCAGCGCGGCACGCCGATGGCCCCGGCATCCAGCAGGGCCTTCACCTCGCGGATCGGGCGTTGCCAGCGGAAATTCTCATGCACCGCCAGCATCACGCCCCGCGCCTCGCAGGCGGCGACCATGGAAGCGGCATCCTCCAACGTCTCGGCAAAAGGTTTCTGGCAGATCACCAGCCGTGCATGCTGGGCTGCCAGTTCCACCAGCGCGCGGTGTGATCCTACGGTCGTGGCGATATCCACGAAATCCGGGCGCAGTGTTGCCAGCATCTCAGCCGCATCCGTTCCCCAATGGGCAATGCCGAAATCGCGGGCATAGGCTTCGGCCTTGGCTGGATCACGGTCGCAAACCCCGATGATGCCCGCCCCCGGCAAATCGGCCCAAGCTGCCATGTGATTGCGCGCAAAGAACCCGCAGCCAACCAGAACACCGCGAAAATCCATCCTGTCGATCCCCTTCCGGCACGCGGCCCAACTGGCTCACTCATTATACCAGTGTCATTCGCCGGACAAGCAAACCGGGCGGTGACCGTGAACGAAACCTGAATCGAGGGTGCGTCGCGTATGCACAGCTGTCTGCACAGGCGTCTGCACCGCCTGCTGCACAGCCAAAATAATCAATTTGGGAAAAACAGGGTAGGGCAAGGCGTGTGAAACGCCTAGCTGAAAGCCATCTAGGGCCAGGTAGCCGCTGCGCCTATTCCTCGACCGTGATCTGTGCCATCCGCCGCTCAATCCGCCGCCGACGCACCTCATAAAGGATCGCCATGATGATCGTTATGCCGATCATGATCACGGCCAAGGCATTGATCGTGGGCGTAATTCCAGCGCGCACTTTCGAGAATACATAGACCGTCAGCGTATCCGCCCCGCCGCGCGTGAACTGCGTCACGTTGAAATTCTCGATGGATTGAAAGAAGGCTACCGCCGCCCCGGCCCCGATGGCGGGGTAAAGATGCGGCAGCAGGATGCGCTTCATCACCTGCCCATGGCTCGCCCCCAGGTCCAGCGCCGCCTCTTCCAGTGCAGGATCAAAGCTTTGCAACCGCGCCAGCACCAGCAGCATCACCATGGCGGCGATGTAACTGACCTGCCCCAGCACCGAAAGATGCAGCCCCGGTGGCACACCGATCTTGTTCCACATCAACAGGGTAGAAATCCCGATGACCGCGCCGGGGATCAGGATCGTGGAAATCATCAACCCGTAGATGATCGACCGCAACCGCCCCGAAATGGAGTTGATCAAGATCGCCGCAGCCGTCCCCACAATCACCGCCAGCACGGCTACTGCCAAGGCCACGACAATCGTATTGCGAAAGGCGATCCACATCCGCTCATCCGCAGCCAGTTCCACGAACCACCGCCCCGTCGTGCCTTTCCATGGCACGATAGACGGCAGCTTGCTGTCATTGAACGCCGCCCCCGCCATCACAAGTAACGGAATAAGCAGGTAAATCAGGAAAGCGCCCATATACAGATGGGCAAGGGATTGTCTGAACTTGTACATCTCCCGCCCCCCTTATTTCGCGATGTCAGACAGCTTGACGCGGAAAATCCACATCACGACGCTGACAAAAACGGTGCAGAGGAACAGCAGCAGGAACGCATAGGCCGATGCCGTATTCCAGTCGAGCGCGTCATTCATCCATTGCTGGATCGTCTGCGTGAACCATTGCGACGTTGTCGATCCCAGGATCGACGGCACCAGCAAGGACCCCGCCGACAGCATGAACACCATCACCGCCCCTGAT is a genomic window containing:
- a CDS encoding ABC transporter permease, encoding MYKFRQSLAHLYMGAFLIYLLIPLLVMAGAAFNDSKLPSIVPWKGTTGRWFVELAADERMWIAFRNTIVVALAVAVLAVIVGTAAAILINSISGRLRSIIYGLMISTILIPGAVIGISTLLMWNKIGVPPGLHLSVLGQVSYIAAMVMLLVLARLQSFDPALEEAALDLGASHGQVMKRILLPHLYPAIGAGAAVAFFQSIENFNVTQFTRGGADTLTVYVFSKVRAGITPTINALAVIMIGITIIMAILYEVRRRRIERRMAQITVEE
- a CDS encoding Gfo/Idh/MocA family oxidoreductase — translated: MDFRGVLVGCGFFARNHMAAWADLPGAGIIGVCDRDPAKAEAYARDFGIAHWGTDAAEMLATLRPDFVDIATTVGSHRALVELAAQHARLVICQKPFAETLEDAASMVAACEARGVMLAVHENFRWQRPIREVKALLDAGAIGVPRWLRLSFRHGYDIYANQPYLAEVRDLALTDIGLHLFDMVRHLMGDATRLSCEVQRRNPRVTGFDAFQALVRHGSGAVSTVECSFHSVLSPDPFPQSLLQIEGDDGSITLEDGFRLRLHRADGVEERVVEPPCPVWGAKPWHLIQDSVAAFQGQLPVALSGGAAMEPSGAHNIGTLAMVLAAIRAADMGETVSL